A window of Mycolicibacterium holsaticum DSM 44478 = JCM 12374 genomic DNA:
CGATTCCCATCGACGGGCTTTACCTGGGCAGCGCCGGATGCCACGGCGGGCCCGGTATCACGTTCATTCCCGGCTACAACGCGGCCCAGGCGGCGCTGGCCGACGCGGGCTGACCCGCGCGGCGGCGGCCGTTTCGGATTCGCCCCGGCGGGGAACGCCTTCCGGCATGGCGCTGACGGTGGCCGTCACCGGACCGACGGGGGACATCGGGCTCTCGGCGGTCGAGGCGCTGGAAGCCCACCCCGATGTCGAGCGGATCGTCGGGATGGCGCGGCGCCCGTTCGACCCCGCGGCACACGGCTGGACCAAGACCCGCTATCAGCAGGGCGACATCCTGGACCGCGGCGCCGTCGACGCGCTGGTCGCAGACGCCGACGTCGTCATCCACCTGGCGTTCATCATCATGGGCTCGCGGTCACAGAGTGCCCAGGTCAACATCGAGGGCACCCGCAACGTGTTCGAGGCCACCATCGCGGCGCAGCGGCCGCGACGGCTGGTGTACACCTCGTCGGTCGCCGCCTACGGCTATCACTCCGACAACCCGGTCCCCATCACCGAGGACGTACCGCCGCGCGGTTCGCCCGAGCATTACTACTCCGAGCAGAAGGCCGCGTGCGAAGCCCTGCTGGCCGAGGTCACCGCCGGATCCGATCTCGAGGTCTATGTGCTCAGGCCCTGCATCGTCGCGGGCCCGAAGGCCCCCGCGCTGGCCGAGGCGATGCCGTGGAACCAGTTACCCGGCCCGGTCAAACGGATCTCGCAGGCGCTGCCGTTGCTGAAGCCGCCATTTCCCGACCCGGGAACACCCTTGCAGCTGGTTCACCACGACGATGTCGCGAGCGCAATCGCGCTGGCCGCCACCACCTCTGCGCCGCCGGGCGCCTACAACATCGCAGGCGACGGGGTGTTGTCCGTCTCGCAGATGGCCGCAGCGCTGGGCGCCCGGCCGGTGCGGGTGCCCCACGTCGCCGCGTCGACGGCGTCGGGGGTGATCGCCCGGTTGCCGTTCGTGCCGTCTGCGCTGGAGTGGCTGCACGTCGGCCGTACGTCGGTGGTGATGGACACCTCCAAGGCGAAATCCCAGCTGGGCTGGACGCCCAAACACACTGCCGCCGAAACATTGTCGGCGCTGTCGGCCTCGCTCTAGCTCTCGGTGTCCTCGGCGGGCCCGCTGGGGGTGGCGCCGCCTTCATCGGACCAGTCGGACCGATCCTCAGAACCCTTCGCGGGATCGCTGAGCACGTCGTCGTCGGCGTCCGCCGGGCCCTTGTTGGATTCCACGGTGTCGGGGCTGTCCTTCTTCATGCCCGCGGAGTACCCAAAGTCAGCGCCCGCGACTCTGCAGCCGCTTCATCCAGTCTTTGGGCACCCTGCCGCGCGGTCCGGGGACGGGTTGTTCGGCTGGGTGGCAATCGGGTGGAGCAAGCCGCGGGCCGTCGTAGTAGTCGTCCGTGGCGTAGCTCCAGAACCAGTCCTCGCCGGGTTCGAAAGACCGAATGACCGGATGGCCGGTGTCGCGCCAATGCGCGGTGGCGTGTTGGCCCAGCGAGTCGTCACAGCAGCCGATGTGACCGCAGGCCGCGCAGCGGCGTAGATGCACCCACCAGCCGCCCACGGCGTCACACTCGACGCAGCCCGTACCGCTCGGCAGAACAGTGGGATCGACGTCCATGGTCGCAAACTAACCGATCGCCCGCCGTTGCGCCGCGCATCAGCGCGCCATCGTCGAGTTCGGTGCGCTCCAGTCGGTGGAGACAAAGCGATGGCGAATCAACCAGTCCCCGTCGACGGGTACGAACTCGTCACGGTAGCGGCCGAAATGGTCGAGCCCGACCTCGGTGAAAACGGTGAAGTAGCATGCAACCCGCACCTGTTGCCGCGTCACTTCGGTGAAGCGGATGTTCGCCGCGTTGTGCCGCACGATGCGCTTCATGCTGGAAGCCTCGGCCGCCGCTTTGGGGACGGCGACGGCGCCGCCGAGGAAGTCGACGATGGCGCGCCGGCCGCGCACCGGCTTCGCGCCCCGCAACTCCAGCTCGCCGTCCTCGCAGAACGCCGCCGCGAGGTCGTCGAGCCGCATCGCGTCGCCGGACCAGTTGTACCGGGCAAGCGTGTCTCTGATCCGCTCGCGCGCCACCAATTCCCACATCTCCATGCCCCGACCGTAAGCGGTCCAAAGCCGCCCGGTGGCCCAGCGGCGCGATTATCGTCACGCCATGGCTACCAGCGATTCCCGTGAGATCGTGATCGAGGCGAGTCCCGAGGAGATTCTCGACGTCATCGCCGACGTCGAAGCGACGTCGACCTGGTCCTCGCAGCATCAAGGCGCCGAGGTTATGGAGTCCTACGACGACGGCAGGCCGCGTCGGGTGAAGATGAAGGTCAAGTCGGCGGGCATCGCCGACGAACAGGTGGTCGAGTACACCTGGACCGATACCAGCGCCAGCTGGACGCTGATCTCGGCGGGACAGTTGAAGGCCCAGGACGCCAAGTACACGCTGACCCCCGACGGCGACAAGACCAAGGTCCGGTTCGACATCAGCATCGACCTGGCGGTGCCGCTACCCGGGTTCGTCCTCAAACGCGCCATCAAGGGCGCCATGGAGACGGCCACCGACGGGCTGCGCAAGCAGGTTCTCAAGGTAAAGAAGGGCGGCTGAAGTCGAGAAATACGGCGCGAAGTGGTTTGGCCGCTTCTAGGCTCGCTAAGTGGAGTTGACCTGGCCGCTGGTCGGCCGCACGAAGCAGATGCTCGCCATCGAGGCGGCCATCTCGGCGCCGGACGTCTCGGGTGTACTCATCTGCGGACCGGAGGGCGCAGGGAAAAGCCGGATCGCCCGCGAGGCGTTGTCGGCCGCTGCCTCACACGGATATGAGACGCGCTGGACCGGCGGTGCGGCGTCGGCACGGGCGATACCGCTCGGTGCCTTCACGGCGTGGGCTCCGTCGGATGTCGCCGACACCTTCGCGCTGCTGCGTGGGGTGATCGAGTCGCTGACCGCCACATCGGACAGCGCCCCGGTGGTTCTGGGCGTCGACGACGTGTACCTGCTCGATGACCTGTCGACCTTTGTCGTGCATCAGATCGTGCAGCGCGACGCGGCGAAAGTGATTTTCACAGTTCGAGACGGGGAATCGATTCCTCCTGGGATTCAGGAGATATGGACGAAGAACCGGTTCGACCGGATTGATCTGGAACAACTGACGCTCGACGAAACGACCGCGTTGTTGGCGACGACGCTGGCGGGACCGGTGGATCCCGACTCCGCACAACGACTGTGGCAGCTGACCCGCGGCAATGTGTTGTATCTGAAGAACATCGTCGAGCAGGAAGTGGCGGGCGGTCGGCTCGTCCGGGAGAACGAGCGCTGGCGCTGGACCGGTGATCCTGTCATGCCTCCGGGACTGGTCGAACTGCTCGAGTCCCGCATCGGAGCCCTTCCCGCTGCGGTCAGCGACGTCATCGACATCCTCGCTGTCGGGGAACCCCTCGAACTCGCTGCGTTGGCGCGGATCACCGATGCTGTCGCCGTCGAAGATGCCGAAACCCGAGGCCTTGTCACGCTCGAGGTCGCAGGCGACGGCATCGAAGCGCGGCTGGCGCATCCGTTGTACGGCGAGGTGCGCCGCGGGCGGGCGCCTCTGAGCCGGCTGCGACGGTTACGCGGACTTGTCGCAACGGAACTCGCCGCCTCAACCGATCCTGACGACATCCGAGGCGTCGTGCGCCGTGCGACGTTGAGCCTCGAATCCGACCTCGCTCCGGACACGACGCTGCTGGTGAAAGCGGCGTACGGCGCCGTGTGGTTGGGAGAATTGGCCTTGGCGGATCGGCTTGCGGAGGCTGCGATCAAGGAAGGGGCGGGTGCTGAGCCCAATTTTGTTCGCGCGCATGCCTTGTCATGGTTGGGCCGCGGCGAGGACGCAGAGTCGGTGCTTGCCGGAATACGCGCCGATCAGCTCACTGGCCGCGACCGCGCCAAACTGGCGTTCCTGAGGTGCTCGAACACATTGTGGGCGTTGGGCGATCCCGCACGGGCCAAGGAGTTGATCGATGAGGCCGTTGGCAGCTCACTTGCAGATGGGCGCGCCTATATCGACGCCTTTGTCACGGTCTACTGGTTTGCGATGGATCAGCCGGACAAGGCGATCGAGGTATCCAAACAGCTTGCGCTGGAGGATATCCCCGTTGTCGGTGCCGAGGTGTCGTGGGTCCTGACGCAGATCTCAGCCGACGCGGGTCGTGCCGACGAGGCAGTTTCGACTGCTGAAGCGGGCCATGCCGTCGCCGCCCGGACGCTGGATGCTCCGCACATGAGGTTCAACATCGCCGATGCGGAAGTCAGCGCGTTGATGCTGGCCGGTGACGTGGGCCGGGCGCGCGAGGTGGCCGAGCGCGCCCGGCAGCAGGCGGCTGATCTGCCTGGGGCCGCGCAACTGCTCGGTGCTGCCATCGCCGGTCGGGCGGCGCTCGGTGCGGGGGATCTGGCGAGCGCTTGTTCGTTGCTGGAGTACGCGGTCGCAGGACTGTCCGTATCGCATCCTCGTGGTTGGGGTTACCGCTACCGCATTCCTCTGGCGATCGCGCTGGCGATGCGCGGATCGACGGCGGAGGCGGCAGCCGCGCTTGCCGCGGTGGACAATGTGTCACGCCGGTTTCGGCCGCTGGACTTCGAGCGGACTCTCGCGCGGGCGTGGGTGGCCGCCGGCCAGGGCGCTGTCAGCGAAGCCATCGCCGACATGTTGGCAGCAGCCGAACGATGTTCGGCGAAGGGACAGTTCGGCGCCGAGGTGCATTGTCTGCAGACCGCGGTGCAGTTCGGGGACCGCACCGGTGCCGCGCGGTTGCATCAGCTCGAGTCGATGGTCGATGGTCCGAGAGCGGCTCTGGCGGCACGGTTCGCCGCGGCCTTGGGCGACGGCGATGCGGCTCAACTGGCCTCACTGTCAGGGGAGTTTGAACGCATGGGTGACCACGTCGCCGCGGTTGACGCGGCTGCCCATGCCACGCTGGCGTACCGACGGCAGGACAAACGCGGGTCGGCACTGGGATCCTCGGCGCGAGCGGAATCACTCGCGGCTCAATACGGCATCAGAACCCCGGCGCTTCGCCAGGCCTCAGAAGCGCTGCCGCTGACTGATCGGGAAGCGGAGATCGTGATGCTTGTCGGTGAGGGGCTGCCCAATCGGGCGATCGCCGAACGGCTGACGCTGTCCGTTCGCACGGTCGAGAGCCATATCTACCGGGCCATGATGAAGACCGGGACGGCCAGCCGCGACGAACTGGCCACCCTCCTGCCGCGTCGCAATCTCGACGAGCGCTAGACAATCCGCAGCACTGTCACCTCGGGGACGCCGTCGATGAACGTGGTGATCAGGGCCTCGCTACCGTCGGCGCTCAGTTCGGCCGTAGGCGGTAGGCCCGCGCTGCCCCCGGTGAATGTGAGGGTGGTGCCGACCTGCCTGCCGGTGATGGTGTTGATCGCCGCCACCCGATAGGTGGATGTGAAGTCGTTCTCAAGCGTCCAGGTCACGATCACCGCCCTGGTGCCGTCCGGGGTCGATACTTCCGAGATCGGCGACCCGGCCACGGTGAGGGCCAGGTTGATCGGCCTACCGGTCCTCGTGTCAAGAACCGTGAGTCGGGTGGCTTGGCCGCCACCGAACAGTCTGTAGACGACGGTCTTGACCAATACGCGGGTGCCGTCGGCGGTGAATACCGGTTCTCGCCACACCCCGCCGGAGAGGGTGGTGCGCACGGCGCTGCCGGCAGCCGTATCCAAAACCGCCACTTGAGTTTTGAGGTCCGGCGTGTTGGTCGACGTGATCGTCGCAACGACAACCCGGCTGCCATCGTCGCTCATTTGCATATAGCCGTAGCCGCTGAACGTCAGCGTAGTGCCGACTTGATTGCCGGTGGCGGTGTTGATCACCGCCACCGAAGTGGTGTTGGCGGTGCTGGTGACGTGGCTCGTGGAGAACACGGCGCGGCTTCCGTCGGGGCTTATCAGAGCCGCGCCCAGTGACTGGTGACCGGTCAGTTCCAGGCCGGCGCCGATTTGGGCGCCGGTGGTGCTGTCGATCACGATGACCCGCAGCGTATTCGTGCTTGTTCGGCCATCGTAAAAGTTGATGCTGAGCAGAACATGGTCTGCGTTGGCGGTAACCGGAAGAATGAGGGATAGGTCGCCGGTGTATGTGACGGTGGTTCCCTTCTGGGAGCCGGTCGCGAGATCGATGACCGCTATGCGGTTGGTGTGGACCCCGGTGTTCTCGTCTATGGTTACACCGCCCAGTAGAGCGCGGCTACCGTCAGGGCTCAACTCAACGGAGGTGAGCCTGTCGGTCAGCGTGATCGTGGGGCCCGCCTGGGTCCCGTTGGCCAGATCGATCATTACGCCCCGGGTCGCATCGGCGTCGTAGGTCACGATCAAAGCCCGGGTGCCGTCGTTGGTCACGACTGTGCCCGCCTGAGAGCCCGGCAAGGTGATCGTGGTGCCGATCTGGTCGCCGGTGACGAGGTTGACCACGGCGGCCCATGTGGTTTCGCTGCCGTCCTCGTCGATGGCATACGAGGTGATGACGGCGTGGGTGCCGTCGGTGTTCGCGAAGGTGCCT
This region includes:
- a CDS encoding NAD-dependent epimerase/dehydratase family protein, with product MALTVAVTGPTGDIGLSAVEALEAHPDVERIVGMARRPFDPAAHGWTKTRYQQGDILDRGAVDALVADADVVIHLAFIIMGSRSQSAQVNIEGTRNVFEATIAAQRPRRLVYTSSVAAYGYHSDNPVPITEDVPPRGSPEHYYSEQKAACEALLAEVTAGSDLEVYVLRPCIVAGPKAPALAEAMPWNQLPGPVKRISQALPLLKPPFPDPGTPLQLVHHDDVASAIALAATTSAPPGAYNIAGDGVLSVSQMAAALGARPVRVPHVAASTASGVIARLPFVPSALEWLHVGRTSVVMDTSKAKSQLGWTPKHTAAETLSALSASL
- a CDS encoding UBP-type zinc finger domain-containing protein, with the translated sequence MDVDPTVLPSGTGCVECDAVGGWWVHLRRCAACGHIGCCDDSLGQHATAHWRDTGHPVIRSFEPGEDWFWSYATDDYYDGPRLAPPDCHPAEQPVPGPRGRVPKDWMKRLQSRGR
- a CDS encoding nuclear transport factor 2 family protein: MEMWELVARERIRDTLARYNWSGDAMRLDDLAAAFCEDGELELRGAKPVRGRRAIVDFLGGAVAVPKAAAEASSMKRIVRHNAANIRFTEVTRQQVRVACYFTVFTEVGLDHFGRYRDEFVPVDGDWLIRHRFVSTDWSAPNSTMAR
- a CDS encoding SRPBCC family protein translates to MATSDSREIVIEASPEEILDVIADVEATSTWSSQHQGAEVMESYDDGRPRRVKMKVKSAGIADEQVVEYTWTDTSASWTLISAGQLKAQDAKYTLTPDGDKTKVRFDISIDLAVPLPGFVLKRAIKGAMETATDGLRKQVLKVKKGG
- a CDS encoding helix-turn-helix transcriptional regulator is translated as MLAIEAAISAPDVSGVLICGPEGAGKSRIAREALSAAASHGYETRWTGGAASARAIPLGAFTAWAPSDVADTFALLRGVIESLTATSDSAPVVLGVDDVYLLDDLSTFVVHQIVQRDAAKVIFTVRDGESIPPGIQEIWTKNRFDRIDLEQLTLDETTALLATTLAGPVDPDSAQRLWQLTRGNVLYLKNIVEQEVAGGRLVRENERWRWTGDPVMPPGLVELLESRIGALPAAVSDVIDILAVGEPLELAALARITDAVAVEDAETRGLVTLEVAGDGIEARLAHPLYGEVRRGRAPLSRLRRLRGLVATELAASTDPDDIRGVVRRATLSLESDLAPDTTLLVKAAYGAVWLGELALADRLAEAAIKEGAGAEPNFVRAHALSWLGRGEDAESVLAGIRADQLTGRDRAKLAFLRCSNTLWALGDPARAKELIDEAVGSSLADGRAYIDAFVTVYWFAMDQPDKAIEVSKQLALEDIPVVGAEVSWVLTQISADAGRADEAVSTAEAGHAVAARTLDAPHMRFNIADAEVSALMLAGDVGRAREVAERARQQAADLPGAAQLLGAAIAGRAALGAGDLASACSLLEYAVAGLSVSHPRGWGYRYRIPLAIALAMRGSTAEAAAALAAVDNVSRRFRPLDFERTLARAWVAAGQGAVSEAIADMLAAAERCSAKGQFGAEVHCLQTAVQFGDRTGAARLHQLESMVDGPRAALAARFAAALGDGDAAQLASLSGEFERMGDHVAAVDAAAHATLAYRRQDKRGSALGSSARAESLAAQYGIRTPALRQASEALPLTDREAEIVMLVGEGLPNRAIAERLTLSVRTVESHIYRAMMKTGTASRDELATLLPRRNLDER